In the Flagellimonas sp. MMG031 genome, one interval contains:
- a CDS encoding DUF4175 family protein, with amino-acid sequence MSTYDTILEKLERFINRFYVKQLVKGAFLFLTLGTIFWIVITYFEYVLWMNESWRLTMFILFVVVELFLLYRYILIPLLFLFKVRKGIDHKLASRMIGKHFPNVDDRLLNLLELSENPRKSDLLMASIEQRATDLKNVSFVDAVNVRESLKYARYILIPLGILAVIWVTGDVVSFFNSHKRVLNYDVAYERPAPFVFEVLNTDLEVLDNEALTIEVRTIGEVRPSDVQMVVGNERLVMQERNGVYVYTFQPPVGNFSFYLTANGWDSRRYQVSTFETPTLVDFSLQLDYPSYLKRSSEVLSGTGNAEVPEGTRITWKISGSNVDEIDMITKDTLQSFQRDGSVFSHQMRLFDEVEYELTTSNKKVRDFERLAYRLGVIRDQKATVQVNQIMDSLNPNEAYFAGQAADDYGLREIRAVVYPSDDKQSVQRLVLDSPKGNVTQFYYTFPSGLAIEAGKSYKIYFEVVDNDGIRGGKVTQSEVFDAVLYDDNQLNNKELEFQNTTLNKLGESLKNIQEQEEKLSEINQLQKEEKALNFEEKSQIKNFLQQQQMQEQLMEKFSQDLNKSIDKNEEDSEMKRMIQERLERQEAEARKNAKLLEELEKIAEKIDKEELQQRLEELGKNQGKNTRNLEQILELTKRYYVTEKASQIAKELEELARKQETLSELKLGEDFSDKEQKRLNEEFESLEKEIRDLENDNQELKKPIELDTDETKTGAIKQDQQDALEEINKHQGMEESSQSKEKEDAGNNATKKQKSAAQKMREMSQSLKSGASGGGQSDAEDAEMLRQILDNLVTFSFKQENLFDNIQSADVDISQFSKTVKGQQDLRRLFEHVDDSLFALSLRRAELSEFVNEQITEVYYNIDKSLESIADNQIYQGASYQQYVINATNALADFLANVLDNMQQNMSPGQGSGEGQDFQLPDIIKGQQGIQEKMNGSGKQGQQSDGEGEQDGKNEGGNKQGEEGNTGEGKNGQKGQSGKTGEQNGTSESNGNGLGEMDLNEVYEIYKEQQFLRQNLERQLENMINESDRNLAKKLMQQMEDFENDLLENGITNKTRSKANNIQHQLMKLENASLEQGQKKERESKSNLKQYSNPITTKPELLERYQNDVEILNRQALPLRKNYERKVKVYFDNDRVPFQK; translated from the coding sequence TTGAGCACCTACGACACCATTCTGGAGAAACTGGAACGCTTTATCAACCGCTTTTATGTGAAGCAATTGGTAAAGGGAGCTTTCCTGTTTTTGACTTTAGGCACTATTTTTTGGATTGTCATTACATATTTTGAATATGTACTTTGGATGAACGAGTCGTGGCGATTGACCATGTTTATCTTGTTTGTGGTTGTAGAATTGTTTCTGCTGTACAGGTATATCCTTATTCCGTTGCTTTTTCTTTTCAAGGTTCGTAAGGGGATTGACCACAAGTTGGCCTCTCGAATGATTGGGAAGCATTTCCCCAACGTTGATGATAGACTTCTTAATTTGTTGGAGCTTTCGGAAAATCCAAGAAAGTCTGATTTACTTATGGCAAGTATAGAGCAAAGGGCAACGGATTTAAAAAACGTGTCCTTTGTGGATGCGGTGAATGTTCGGGAGAGTCTAAAATATGCGAGGTACATCCTGATTCCATTGGGTATTTTGGCTGTTATTTGGGTGACCGGGGATGTGGTCTCGTTCTTCAATTCCCACAAAAGGGTTCTAAATTACGATGTGGCTTATGAACGTCCTGCTCCTTTTGTGTTCGAGGTGCTGAACACCGATTTGGAGGTATTGGATAATGAAGCTTTGACCATTGAAGTGAGAACTATTGGAGAGGTTCGCCCGAGCGATGTTCAGATGGTGGTAGGCAACGAACGTTTAGTGATGCAAGAGCGTAATGGGGTTTATGTGTATACGTTTCAACCACCTGTTGGCAACTTTAGTTTTTATTTAACGGCCAATGGATGGGATTCCAGAAGGTATCAAGTAAGCACATTTGAAACACCTACTTTGGTTGATTTTTCCTTGCAATTGGATTATCCTTCTTATTTGAAAAGAAGTTCTGAGGTACTATCTGGGACAGGTAATGCCGAGGTACCGGAGGGTACGCGGATTACATGGAAAATTTCCGGGAGCAATGTTGACGAGATTGATATGATCACCAAGGACACCTTACAATCCTTTCAACGGGATGGTTCTGTATTCAGTCATCAAATGCGACTATTTGATGAAGTAGAGTATGAATTAACCACATCCAATAAAAAGGTACGTGACTTTGAAAGGCTTGCGTATCGCCTGGGTGTGATTCGTGATCAAAAGGCGACTGTGCAGGTGAACCAAATAATGGACTCACTCAATCCCAATGAGGCTTATTTTGCTGGACAAGCGGCCGACGATTATGGTTTAAGGGAGATTAGGGCCGTGGTTTATCCATCCGATGATAAACAAAGTGTGCAACGTCTTGTTTTGGATTCGCCAAAAGGCAATGTCACTCAGTTCTATTATACGTTCCCGTCCGGTTTAGCGATTGAAGCGGGTAAAAGCTATAAGATTTACTTTGAAGTGGTTGATAATGATGGTATTAGGGGCGGAAAGGTAACCCAAAGCGAGGTGTTTGACGCTGTTCTTTATGATGATAATCAGCTGAATAACAAGGAGTTGGAGTTTCAGAATACGACATTGAACAAGCTTGGGGAATCCTTGAAGAACATACAAGAACAGGAAGAGAAGCTTTCCGAAATCAATCAGCTGCAGAAGGAAGAGAAGGCCTTGAATTTTGAGGAGAAAAGTCAGATTAAAAATTTTCTGCAACAACAGCAAATGCAAGAGCAGTTAATGGAAAAGTTTAGCCAGGATTTAAATAAGAGCATTGACAAGAATGAGGAAGATTCCGAAATGAAGCGGATGATACAAGAGCGTTTGGAGCGACAAGAAGCAGAGGCTCGCAAAAATGCCAAACTGTTGGAAGAGTTGGAAAAGATTGCGGAGAAGATTGATAAGGAGGAGCTACAACAACGCCTTGAGGAGTTGGGTAAGAATCAAGGTAAAAATACACGTAACCTAGAGCAGATTTTAGAGTTGACGAAGCGTTACTACGTCACTGAAAAGGCATCACAAATAGCTAAGGAGCTGGAAGAATTGGCGCGGAAGCAAGAGACCTTATCAGAGTTAAAGTTGGGAGAGGATTTTAGTGACAAAGAGCAAAAAAGGCTTAATGAGGAATTTGAAAGTTTGGAAAAAGAGATACGGGATTTGGAGAATGATAACCAAGAGTTAAAGAAACCCATCGAACTTGATACGGATGAAACGAAGACCGGAGCCATAAAACAAGACCAGCAAGATGCCCTTGAGGAAATAAATAAGCATCAGGGAATGGAAGAGTCTTCACAATCCAAGGAAAAGGAGGATGCTGGCAATAATGCCACCAAAAAGCAAAAGTCCGCAGCGCAGAAGATGCGCGAAATGAGCCAATCATTAAAGTCAGGTGCTTCAGGAGGAGGTCAGTCCGATGCCGAAGATGCTGAAATGCTCCGGCAAATACTGGACAATTTGGTCACATTTTCTTTCAAGCAGGAAAACCTTTTTGATAATATCCAAAGTGCGGATGTAGATATTTCCCAGTTCTCAAAAACCGTCAAGGGCCAGCAGGATCTTCGTAGATTGTTTGAGCATGTAGATGATAGTTTATTTGCCCTCTCACTCCGTAGGGCCGAATTGTCTGAGTTTGTGAACGAGCAAATCACCGAGGTGTATTATAACATAGATAAGTCTTTGGAAAGTATTGCCGATAATCAGATTTATCAAGGTGCCTCGTATCAACAATATGTGATCAATGCTACAAACGCTTTGGCAGATTTCTTGGCAAATGTTTTGGATAATATGCAGCAGAACATGAGTCCGGGCCAAGGCAGCGGAGAAGGGCAGGATTTTCAGTTACCGGATATCATCAAAGGCCAACAAGGGATACAGGAGAAAATGAATGGATCAGGAAAGCAGGGTCAGCAATCAGATGGTGAGGGCGAGCAAGACGGAAAGAATGAAGGTGGCAACAAGCAGGGCGAAGAAGGAAATACAGGTGAAGGTAAGAATGGCCAAAAAGGGCAAAGTGGAAAGACGGGAGAACAAAATGGCACATCTGAATCAAACGGGAATGGTTTAGGAGAAATGGACCTAAATGAAGTATATGAAATTTACAAAGAGCAACAGTTTTTAAGACAGAATTTAGAAAGGCAACTGGAGAACATGATTAACGAATCTGATAGGAATTTGGCCAAAAAATTGATGCAACAGATGGAAGACTTTGAAAATGACCTTTTGGAAAATGGGATTACAAATAAGACGCGGAGTAAAGCAAACAACATTCAGCACCAGTTGATGAAATTGGAAAATGCCTCACTAGAACAGGGTCAAAAAAAGGAACGGGAAAGCAAGAGTAATTTAAAACAATACTCCAATCCGATTACCACGAAACCGGAGTTGCTGGAAAGGTATCAAAACGATGTTGAAATATTAAATAGACAAGCCTTACCTTTGCGCAAAAATTACGAGCGCAAAGTAAAGGTATATTTTGACAATGATAGAGTTCCATTTCAAAAGTGA
- the ybeY gene encoding rRNA maturation RNase YbeY: MIEFHFKSDFLISNTSDYSDWVNRIVHSEGYILGQIDYIFCTDEYLLELNMQYLNHDTLTDIITFDYTDGNRIAADIFISTERVKENADVFGVDFETELKRVMSHGVLHLAGYGDKNNAEKEVMRNKEEEKIKMFHVEP, encoded by the coding sequence ATGATAGAGTTCCATTTCAAAAGTGATTTTTTGATAAGCAACACATCCGACTACTCCGATTGGGTAAATAGGATAGTGCATTCCGAAGGTTACATTTTAGGCCAGATAGATTATATTTTCTGCACGGATGAATACTTGTTGGAACTTAACATGCAATATTTAAATCACGATACGCTTACCGATATTATTACCTTCGATTATACGGATGGCAACCGGATAGCTGCTGACATCTTTATTTCTACAGAGCGGGTCAAAGAAAACGCTGATGTATTCGGGGTGGATTTCGAAACGGAACTAAAACGCGTGATGAGTCACGGGGTTTTACACCTTGCCGGATACGGCGACAAGAACAACGCGGAAAAGGAAGTGATGCGAAATAAAGAAGAAGAAAAGATTAAAATGTTCCACGTGGAACCATAG
- the mnmG gene encoding tRNA uridine-5-carboxymethylaminomethyl(34) synthesis enzyme MnmG yields the protein MFEKEYDVIVVGGGHAGAEATAAAANMGSRTLLVTMNLQTIGQMSCNPAMGGIAKGQIVREIDALGGYSGIITDKSAIQFKMLNKSKGPAMWSPRSQNDRMRFAEEWRMALENTPNADFYQEMVNGLLIEGDKVVGVRTSLGLEIRAKAVVLTNGTFLNGLIHIGEKQLGGGRAGEKAATGITEQLVELGFDSGRMKTGTPPRVDGRSLDYSKMIPQPGDGQPEKFSYLDTPILQTQRDCHMTHTSKLVHDLLREGFERSPMFNGRIKSIGPRYCPSIEDKINRFADKDSHQIFVEPEGWNTVEVYVNGFSTSLPEDVQYRALKSVKGFEQVKFFRPGYAIEYDYFPPTQLRHTLETKLVQNLYFAGQINGTTGYEEAASQGLMAGINAHLKINGKEPFILKRDEAYIGVLVDDLITKGTEEPYRMFTSRAEYRTLLRQDNADLRLTPKGYEIGLAKEERLRRMEEKMSKSDNFIDFFKKTSFTTDEINPILESLNSAQVKQSDKLFKVFSRPKVTMKHMLELESVSEFVKEHQLDAEVLEQAEIQVKYSGYIEKEKTNADKLQRLENVRIPDNFDYSKLKSLSYEAREKLQSIQPVTISQASRISGVSPADISVLLVYLGR from the coding sequence ATGTTTGAAAAGGAATATGATGTTATTGTTGTAGGTGGAGGTCATGCAGGGGCAGAGGCAACAGCGGCTGCCGCAAACATGGGCTCTCGCACCTTGTTGGTGACCATGAACCTGCAAACCATCGGGCAGATGTCGTGCAACCCGGCTATGGGAGGTATTGCAAAAGGACAAATTGTCCGTGAGATAGATGCTCTTGGCGGGTATAGTGGTATTATTACCGACAAGTCTGCCATCCAATTTAAAATGCTGAATAAATCCAAGGGACCTGCCATGTGGAGTCCGCGATCGCAGAACGATAGAATGCGTTTTGCCGAAGAGTGGCGCATGGCTTTGGAGAATACCCCAAATGCCGATTTTTACCAAGAGATGGTGAATGGATTATTGATTGAGGGGGATAAAGTCGTAGGGGTTAGAACAAGCCTTGGTTTGGAAATTAGAGCCAAAGCCGTTGTACTTACTAATGGGACATTCCTGAATGGCTTGATCCATATTGGAGAAAAGCAGCTAGGCGGTGGAAGGGCTGGTGAAAAAGCGGCCACAGGAATTACTGAACAATTGGTTGAGCTTGGTTTTGATAGTGGGCGCATGAAAACCGGAACACCACCAAGAGTTGATGGAAGGTCTTTGGATTATTCCAAGATGATTCCCCAACCAGGTGATGGCCAACCTGAGAAATTTTCTTATTTGGATACCCCCATTTTGCAAACGCAGCGCGATTGCCATATGACGCACACCAGTAAATTGGTTCACGATTTGCTTAGGGAGGGTTTCGAAAGATCACCAATGTTCAATGGCAGAATTAAGAGTATAGGGCCGCGATATTGCCCATCCATTGAGGACAAGATTAACCGTTTCGCAGATAAGGATTCGCACCAAATTTTTGTCGAACCAGAGGGTTGGAATACGGTGGAAGTTTACGTCAACGGATTCTCCACATCCCTTCCTGAAGATGTTCAATATCGAGCTTTGAAGTCGGTAAAGGGATTTGAGCAGGTTAAATTTTTTAGGCCAGGATATGCAATTGAATACGATTATTTTCCACCGACGCAGTTAAGGCATACGCTGGAAACAAAATTGGTACAGAACCTATATTTTGCAGGACAGATTAATGGGACCACGGGATATGAGGAAGCAGCTTCCCAAGGTTTGATGGCCGGAATAAACGCCCATTTAAAAATCAACGGAAAGGAACCGTTCATCCTTAAACGAGATGAGGCTTATATCGGTGTGTTGGTTGATGATTTGATCACCAAGGGCACTGAAGAGCCATATCGTATGTTTACATCAAGGGCAGAATATCGGACCTTACTTCGACAGGATAATGCCGATTTGAGACTTACCCCCAAAGGCTATGAAATTGGTTTGGCCAAAGAGGAACGTTTGCGAAGGATGGAGGAGAAGATGAGCAAGTCTGACAATTTTATTGACTTCTTTAAAAAGACAAGCTTCACCACGGATGAAATAAACCCCATTTTGGAGTCCTTAAATTCGGCACAAGTAAAGCAATCTGATAAGTTGTTCAAAGTGTTTTCTAGACCAAAGGTTACCATGAAGCATATGCTCGAATTGGAGTCGGTTTCAGAATTTGTGAAGGAGCACCAATTGGATGCAGAGGTATTGGAGCAAGCCGAAATACAAGTGAAATATTCGGGGTATATCGAGAAGGAAAAAACAAATGCCGATAAGTTACAGCGGTTAGAAAATGTACGTATCCCGGACAATTTTGACTACTCTAAGTTGAAATCACTATCCTATGAAGCGAGGGAGAAGTTGCAGTCCATTCAGCCAGTTACCATCTCACAAGCCTCGAGGATAAGCGGTGTTTCTCCCGCAGACATTAGTGTGTTATTGGTGTATTTGGGCAGATAG
- a CDS encoding class I SAM-dependent methyltransferase → MNLFLRTKDYAVSGEQFELHRDESLDMLITQPQPEKLSKYYDSEDYISHTDAKTSFTERLYHWIKAVNLKNKLQTVENQIDKPVNLLDVGAGTGDFLITAQDAGFEVTGVEPNEKARGLAKEKGMELWPTLDKLAVQKFQAITLWHVLEHLPNLQEQVSNLVELLEDDGVLVIAVPNFKSWDAQHYKSFWAAYDVPRHLWHFSKTAISKLFAPHGLQVVQTKPMWFDAFYVSLLSEKYKGNRFYFIKAFFIGLWSNLKAVFTKEPSSLIYILKKGK, encoded by the coding sequence ATGAACTTGTTTTTAAGAACTAAGGATTATGCTGTTTCTGGAGAGCAGTTTGAATTGCACCGGGATGAAAGTTTGGATATGCTCATAACCCAGCCCCAACCAGAAAAACTATCAAAGTACTACGATAGTGAGGATTATATTTCCCATACAGATGCCAAAACATCGTTCACAGAACGGCTATATCACTGGATTAAAGCTGTGAACCTTAAAAATAAGCTTCAAACTGTTGAAAATCAGATAGATAAACCTGTAAATTTATTAGATGTAGGTGCTGGAACGGGAGATTTTCTCATTACTGCCCAAGATGCTGGCTTTGAAGTCACCGGAGTTGAGCCCAATGAAAAAGCAAGGGGCTTGGCAAAGGAAAAGGGCATGGAACTATGGCCTACCTTGGATAAACTTGCTGTCCAGAAGTTTCAGGCCATTACCTTATGGCACGTTTTGGAGCACTTGCCGAATTTACAGGAGCAGGTTTCCAACTTGGTTGAACTTTTAGAAGATGATGGAGTTTTGGTTATTGCCGTTCCCAATTTTAAATCTTGGGATGCCCAACACTATAAATCCTTCTGGGCTGCTTACGATGTTCCCAGACACCTTTGGCATTTTTCAAAAACAGCGATTTCTAAACTTTTTGCCCCCCATGGTCTGCAAGTAGTCCAGACCAAACCGATGTGGTTCGATGCATTTTATGTCTCTCTGCTTTCCGAAAAATACAAAGGAAACAGATTCTACTTCATCAAAGCTTTTTTCATCGGATTATGGTCCAACCTTAAAGCTGTTTTTACCAAGGAGCCCTCGTCCTTGATTTATATTCTCAAAAAGGGGAAATAA
- a CDS encoding OmpH family outer membrane protein, whose amino-acid sequence MKKLVVLAIAVTAMACQQNKIGYVDSVKIMDDYQEKIDVEARFKTKADAMGRKRDSISQAFQMELQQFQSKAQSMSQQSAQEEYSQLQQRGQQIGQRLQQEEQQLQQNSQTQMDSLVKKVKKEIRAYGKANGYTYILGGGEGGSVIYGDDANDVTNEILKILNDKYEN is encoded by the coding sequence ATGAAAAAATTAGTAGTGCTTGCGATTGCCGTGACGGCCATGGCATGTCAGCAAAACAAAATCGGCTATGTGGACAGTGTAAAGATCATGGACGATTATCAAGAGAAAATAGATGTAGAGGCTAGGTTTAAGACCAAAGCTGATGCCATGGGCAGAAAAAGGGACAGTATTTCCCAAGCCTTTCAAATGGAACTGCAGCAGTTCCAGAGCAAAGCCCAGAGCATGTCACAGCAAAGCGCACAGGAAGAGTATTCACAACTGCAACAGCGTGGCCAACAAATTGGTCAGCGCCTTCAACAAGAAGAGCAACAGTTACAGCAGAATAGCCAGACTCAAATGGATAGTTTGGTGAAAAAGGTGAAAAAGGAAATCCGTGCTTATGGAAAAGCAAACGGATATACCTACATCCTTGGTGGGGGTGAAGGAGGTTCTGTAATCTATGGCGACGATGCCAATGATGTGACGAACGAAATATTGAAGATATTGAACGATAAGTACGAAAACTAG
- a CDS encoding DoxX family protein, with the protein MNHIISNITEILLLIFLTIVFLQSGIDKLLHWKGNLSWLTGHFSKSLFKGSVPLLLAIILVMEILSGILCGVGIFQFAIDGESTIGFYGAVSSAVTLLMLLLGQRVATDYEGAKTIVVYLIPTVFLVYLMQ; encoded by the coding sequence ATGAACCATATAATTTCAAACATCACGGAAATCCTATTGCTGATTTTTTTGACCATTGTTTTCTTACAGAGCGGCATTGATAAGCTGCTCCATTGGAAAGGTAACCTAAGCTGGCTTACAGGGCATTTTTCCAAATCCCTTTTTAAGGGCTCGGTGCCTCTGCTGCTTGCCATTATCTTGGTGATGGAAATATTATCCGGGATTCTTTGCGGGGTCGGAATTTTTCAATTTGCCATTGATGGCGAAAGTACCATCGGCTTTTACGGTGCGGTATCCTCTGCAGTTACGTTGTTGATGTTGTTGCTGGGGCAGCGAGTTGCTACGGATTATGAGGGGGCAAAAACCATAGTGGTTTATCTTATCCCCACCGTTTTCTTGGTGTATTTGATGCAATGA
- a CDS encoding DNA polymerase III subunit delta', with protein MLFKHILGLEHIKSHLVTTAETGRVAHAQLFVGPEGSGVLPMAIAYAQYLLCGNTGGENEGENTVCNTKCNSLTHPDLHFAFPVSNSDKVKSHAVSDHYLEEWRMFVSEQPYGNLFDWYRLIGIEKKQGQIGVDEAQDMVKKLSLKSYEGGYKVLIVWMAEKMNVSAANKLLKLIEEPPNKTVLLLLAEDEEQIINTIRSRCQILNFPPLAEQVITDELLARGVAQTEALTIALEANGNFNKALDLLNKDSEDLVFERWFVQWVRSAFKAKGNKGAIQELILWSDEVSKTGREVQKKFLNYCLTMMRQALLLNYKAKELVYTKVHMEGFDLNKFAPFVHENNILDIVKELEEAIFHVERNGNSKLIFTDLSIKLTRLLHAKAA; from the coding sequence ATGCTTTTTAAACACATTTTAGGGCTCGAACACATCAAAAGTCATTTGGTGACCACGGCGGAAACCGGAAGGGTGGCCCATGCCCAGTTATTTGTGGGCCCGGAAGGCTCTGGGGTGTTACCCATGGCCATTGCCTATGCGCAGTACCTTCTCTGTGGAAACACTGGAGGGGAAAACGAAGGTGAAAACACGGTGTGCAATACCAAATGCAATTCGCTGACGCATCCTGACCTTCATTTTGCTTTTCCCGTTTCCAATTCGGACAAAGTTAAGTCGCATGCGGTAAGTGACCACTATTTGGAAGAGTGGCGGATGTTTGTTTCGGAGCAGCCTTATGGCAATTTGTTCGATTGGTACCGGCTTATCGGTATTGAAAAAAAGCAGGGCCAGATTGGGGTGGACGAAGCGCAGGATATGGTGAAAAAATTATCCTTGAAGTCCTACGAAGGCGGTTATAAGGTGCTCATTGTTTGGATGGCCGAAAAGATGAACGTTTCAGCGGCCAACAAGCTCTTGAAATTGATTGAAGAACCCCCCAATAAAACGGTGTTGCTGCTATTGGCCGAAGATGAAGAACAGATCATCAACACCATACGTTCCCGTTGCCAGATCCTGAACTTTCCCCCTTTGGCGGAACAGGTGATTACCGACGAACTTTTGGCTAGGGGCGTTGCGCAAACGGAGGCGCTTACCATTGCCTTGGAAGCCAATGGCAATTTTAACAAGGCGTTGGACCTGCTTAACAAGGATTCGGAGGACTTGGTCTTTGAACGATGGTTTGTTCAATGGGTGCGGAGCGCCTTTAAAGCCAAAGGAAATAAAGGCGCCATTCAGGAGCTGATTTTATGGAGCGATGAGGTTTCCAAGACCGGGCGCGAGGTCCAAAAAAAATTCCTTAACTATTGCCTCACTATGATGCGGCAGGCACTGCTTCTCAACTACAAGGCCAAGGAATTGGTCTACACCAAAGTGCATATGGAAGGTTTTGATTTGAACAAGTTTGCTCCCTTTGTACATGAAAACAATATTTTGGATATTGTGAAAGAGTTGGAAGAAGCCATTTTCCACGTGGAACGCAATGGTAATTCCAAATTGATTTTCACGGACTTGTCCATTAAACTGACACGGCTATTGCACGCCAAGGCCGCTTAA